One genomic window of Pungitius pungitius chromosome 11, fPunPun2.1, whole genome shotgun sequence includes the following:
- the ctnnb1 gene encoding catenin beta-1: MASQADLMELDMAMEPDRKAAVSHWQQQSYLDSGIHSGATTTAPSLSGKGNPEEDDVDNQVMYEWEQGFNQNFAPEQVQDIDGQYAMTRAQRVRAAMFPETLEEGMQIPSTQYEAANPTNVQRLAEPSQMLKHAVVNLINYQDDAELATRAIPELTKLLNDEDQVVVNKAAVMVHQLSKKEASRHAIMRSPQMVSAIVRTMQNTNDVETARCTAGTLHNLSHHREGLLAIFKSGGIPALVKMLGSPVDSVLFYAITTLHNLLLHQEGAKMAVRLAGGLQKMVALLNKTNVKFLAITTDCLQILAYGNQESKLIILASGGPQALVNIMRTYTYEKLLWTTSRVLKVLSVCSSNKPAIVEAGGMQALGLHLTDPSQRLVQNCLWTLRNLSDAATKQEGMEGLLGTLVQLLGSDDINVVTCAAGILSNLTCNNYKNKMMVCQVGGIEALVRTVLRAGDREDITEPAICALRHLTSRHQDAEMAQNAVRLHYGLPVVVKLLHPPSHWPLIKATVGLIRNLALCPANHAPLREQGAIPRLVQLLVRAHQDTQRRTSMGGTQQQFVEGVRMEEIVEGCTGALHILARDVHNRIVIRGLNTIPLFVQLLYSPIENIQRVAAGVLCELAQDKEAAEAIEAEGATAPLTELLHSRNEGVATYAAAVLFRMSEDKPQDYKKRLSVELTSSLFRTEPMAWNETGDIGLDIGAQGEPLGYRQEDPSYRSFHSGGYVADSMGMEPMMDHDLGGVHHPVQDYAPVDGLPDLGHAQELIEGLPPGDSNQLAWFDTDL, translated from the exons ATGGCTTCCCAGG CTGATCTGATGGAATTGGACATGGCCATGGAGCCGGACCGTAAGGCCGCCGTCAGTCACTGGCAGCAACAGTCTTACCTGGATTCAGGCATCCACTCGGGGGCCACCACAACAGCCCCCTCTCTCAGTGGGAAGGGCAACCCCGAAGAAGACGATGTCGACAACCAAGTCATGTATGAGTGGGAGCAGGGCTTCAACCAGAACTTTGCCCCGGAACAAGTTCAAG ACATAGATGGTCAGTACGCCATGACACGTGCACAGCGGGTGCGTGCAGCAATGTTCCCAGAGACTCTTGAGGAGGGCATGCAGATCCCCTCCACACAGTATGAAGCAGCAAACCCCACCAATGTTCAGAGGCTGGCAGAGCCCTCGCAAATGCTCAAACACGCTGTGGTCAACCTGATCAACTACCAAGATGATGCAGAACTGGCAACCAGAGCGATACCGGAGCTCACTAAACTACTCAATGATGAGGACCAG GTCGTAGTAAACAAAGCAGCGGTGATGGTCCACCAGCTCTCAAAGAAAGAAGCGTCTCGCCACGCCATCATGCGCTCTCCTCAGATGGTGTCGGCCATTGTCAGGACCATGCAGAACACGAACGACGTGGAGACGGCTCGCTGCACCGCAGGAACTCTCCACAACCTGTCCCACCACAGAGAGGGCCTGCTGGCTATTTTCAAGTCAGGAGGAATTCCGGCTCTCGTTAAAATGCTCGG TTCACCCGTCGACTCTGTCCTGTTCTACGCCATTACTACTCTCCACAACCTCCTCCTGCACCAGGAAGGAGCCAAGATGGCTGTGCGTTTAGCTGGGGGTCTTCAGAAAATGGTGGCTCTGCTCAACAAGACTAATGTCAAGTTCTTGGCCATCACCACGGACTGTCTCCAGATCCTGGCCTATGGAAACCAGGAAAGCAAG TTGATCATCTTGGCCAGTGGGGGCCCACAGGCACTGGTCAACATTATGAGGACTTACACCTACGAGAAGTTGTTGTGGACGACGAGCCGCGTTCTCAAAGTCCTGTCGGTCTGCTCCAGTAACAAGCCGGCCATTGTTGAAGCGG GAGGCATGCAGGCTCTGGGGCTCCATCTGACGGACCCCAGCCAGAGACTGGTTCAGAACTGTCTCTGGACCCTCAGGAACTTATCAGATGCTGCCACCAAACAG GAGGGGATGGAGGGTCTCTTAGGAACTCTGGTCCAGCTGCTCGGCAGTGACGACATTAACGTGGTGACCTGTGCTGCTGGCATCCTGTCTAACCtgacctgcaacaactacaagAACAAGATGATGGTCTGCCAG GTCGGGGGAATTGAGGCATTGGTTCGCACGGTGCTTCGGGCCGGAGACAGAGAAGACATCACCGAACCGGCTATTTGTGCCCTCCGTCACCTCACATCCCGACACCAGGACGCTGAGATGGCTCAAAATGCAGTCCGACTGCACTACGGCCTGCCCGTCGTCGTCAAATTACTGCATCCACCATCACACTGGCCACTGATTAAG GCTACAGTGGGTCTGATCCGTAACCTGGCTCTCTGCCCTGCGAACCACGCTCCTCTGAGGGAGCAAGGCGCCATCCCCAGACTGgtccagctgctggtcagagcccaccaggacacacagagacgcaccaGCATGGGGGGCACGCAGCAGCAGTTTGTG GAGGGAGTACGCATGGAGGAAATAGTGGAGGGCTGCACAGGAGCACTTCACATCCTGGCCAGAGACGTCCACAACAGAATAGTCATCAGAGGACTCAACACCATTCCACTCTTTGTACAG ctgttgtATTCCCCCATTGAGAACATCCAGCGTGTAGCAGCGGGCGTCCTGTGTGAGCTGGCTCAGGACAAAGAGGCTGCTGAGGCTATCGAGGCCGAGGGAGCCACCGCTCCACTCACTGAGCTGCTGCACAGCCGCAACGAAGGAGTTG CTACCTATGCTGCAGCGGTTCTGTTCCGCATGTCGGAGGACAAGCCCCAAGACTACAAGAAACGTCTCTCTGTGGAACTCACCAGCTCGCTCTTCAGGACTGAGCCCATGGCCTGGAATGAG ACTGGAGACATAGGTTTGGATattggagcacagggagagCCTCTTGGCTACAGACAGGAAG ACCCAAGCTACCGTTCCTTCCATTCAGGGGGTTATGTAGCGGACTCAATGGGTATGGAGCCCATGATGGACCATGATCTGGGTGGGGTCCACCACCCCGTCCAGGACTACGCCCCTGTGGATGGGCTGCCTGACCTGGGACACGCCCAGGAGCTGATAGAGGGGCTGCCACCCGGAGACTCCAACCAACTGGCCTGGTTTGATACCGACCTGTAA